One genomic window of Arvicola amphibius chromosome 4, mArvAmp1.2, whole genome shotgun sequence includes the following:
- the Hnrnpab gene encoding heterogeneous nuclear ribonucleoprotein A/B isoform X1: MSDAAEEQPMETTGATENGHEAAPEGEAPVESGAGAAAPATPAASGGGTTATPSGNQNGAEGDQINASKNEEDAGKMFVGGLSWDTSKKDLKDYFTKFGEVVDCTIKMDPNTGRSRGFGFILFKDSSSVEKVLDQKEHRLDGRVIDPKKAMAMKKDPVKKIFVGGLNPEATEEKIREYFGQFGEIEAIELPIDPKLNKRRGFVFITFKEEDPVKKVLEKKFHTVSGSKCEIKVAQPKEVYQQQQYGSGGRGNRNRGNRGSGGGGGQSQSWNQGYGNYWNQGYGYQQGYGPGYGGYDYSPYGYYGYGPGYDYSQGSTNYGKSQRRGGHQNNYKPY, translated from the exons ATGTCGGACGCGGCTGAGGAGCAGCCCATGGAAACGACGGGCGCCACCGAGAACGGACACGAGGCCGCCCCCGAAGGCGAGGCCCCGGTCGAGTCCGGCGCCGGAGCAGCGGCCCCCGCAACCCCGGCCGCGTCTGGGGGCGGGACCACGGCCACCCCGAGCGGGAACCAGAACGGCGCCGAGGGCGATCAGATTAACGCCAGCAAGAACGAGGAGGACGCGGG AAAAATGTTCGTTGGTGGACTGAGCTGGGATACCAGCAAGAAAGATTTAAAGGATTACTTTACTAAGTTTGGAGAGGTCGTTGACTGTACAATTAAAATGGATCCGAACACTGGGCGATCAAGAGGGTTTGGGTTTATCCTATTTAAAGATTCTTCGAGTGTGGAGAAG GTCTTAGACCAGAAGGAACACAGGCTGGATGGTCGTGTCATTGACCCTAAAAAGGCTATGGCTATGAAGAAGGATCCTGTTAAGAAAATCTTTGTGGGAGGTCTGAACCCTGAAGCCACAGAGGAAAAGATCAGAGAATACTTTGGCCAGTTTGGGGAG ATTGAAGCCATTGAGCTTCCAATAGATCCCAAGTTGAACAAAAGacggggttttgtttttattacatttaaagaGGAAGACCCTGTGAAGAAAGTTCTGGAGAAAAAGTTTCATACTGTCAGTGGAAGCAAG TGTGAAATCAAGGTTGCCCAGCCCAAAGAGGTCTATCAGCAACAGCAGTATGGCTCTGGGGGCCGAGGAAACCGCAATCGAGGAAACCGAGgcagtggtggaggtggag GTCAGAGTCAGAGTTGGAATCAGGGCTACGGGAACTACTGGAACCAGGGCTACGGCTACCAGCAGGGCTACGGGCCCGGCTATGGCGGCTACGACTACTCGCCCTATGGCTATTACGGCTACGGCCCCGGCTACGACTACA GTCAGGGTAGTACAAATTACGGGAAGAGCCAGCGACGTGGTGGCCATCAGAATAACTACAAGCCATACTGA
- the Hnrnpab gene encoding heterogeneous nuclear ribonucleoprotein A/B isoform X3, producing the protein MSDAAEEQPMETTGATENGHEAAPEGEAPVESGAGAAAPATPAASGGGTTATPSGNQNGAEGDQINASKNEEDAGKMFVGGLSWDTSKKDLKDYFTKFGEVVDCTIKMDPNTGRSRGFGFILFKDSSSVEKVLDQKEHRLDGRVIDPKKAMAMKKDPVKKIFVGGLNPEATEEKIREYFGQFGEIEAIELPIDPKLNKRRGFVFITFKEEDPVKKVLEKKFHTVSGSKCEIKVAQPKEVYQQQQYGSGGRGNRNRGNRGSGGGGGQGSTNYGKSQRRGGHQNNYKPY; encoded by the exons ATGTCGGACGCGGCTGAGGAGCAGCCCATGGAAACGACGGGCGCCACCGAGAACGGACACGAGGCCGCCCCCGAAGGCGAGGCCCCGGTCGAGTCCGGCGCCGGAGCAGCGGCCCCCGCAACCCCGGCCGCGTCTGGGGGCGGGACCACGGCCACCCCGAGCGGGAACCAGAACGGCGCCGAGGGCGATCAGATTAACGCCAGCAAGAACGAGGAGGACGCGGG AAAAATGTTCGTTGGTGGACTGAGCTGGGATACCAGCAAGAAAGATTTAAAGGATTACTTTACTAAGTTTGGAGAGGTCGTTGACTGTACAATTAAAATGGATCCGAACACTGGGCGATCAAGAGGGTTTGGGTTTATCCTATTTAAAGATTCTTCGAGTGTGGAGAAG GTCTTAGACCAGAAGGAACACAGGCTGGATGGTCGTGTCATTGACCCTAAAAAGGCTATGGCTATGAAGAAGGATCCTGTTAAGAAAATCTTTGTGGGAGGTCTGAACCCTGAAGCCACAGAGGAAAAGATCAGAGAATACTTTGGCCAGTTTGGGGAG ATTGAAGCCATTGAGCTTCCAATAGATCCCAAGTTGAACAAAAGacggggttttgtttttattacatttaaagaGGAAGACCCTGTGAAGAAAGTTCTGGAGAAAAAGTTTCATACTGTCAGTGGAAGCAAG TGTGAAATCAAGGTTGCCCAGCCCAAAGAGGTCTATCAGCAACAGCAGTATGGCTCTGGGGGCCGAGGAAACCGCAATCGAGGAAACCGAGgcagtggtggaggtggag GTCAGGGTAGTACAAATTACGGGAAGAGCCAGCGACGTGGTGGCCATCAGAATAACTACAAGCCATACTGA
- the Hnrnpab gene encoding heterogeneous nuclear ribonucleoprotein A/B isoform X2 has translation MSDAAEEQPMETTGATENGHEAAPEGEAPVESGAGAAAPATPAASGGGTTATPSGNQNGAEGDQINASKNEEDAGKMFVGGLSWDTSKKDLKDYFTKFGEVVDCTIKMDPNTGRSRGFGFILFKDSSSVEKVLDQKEHRLDGRVIDPKKAMAMKKDPVKKIFVGGLNPEATEEKIREYFGQFGEIEAIELPIDPKLNKRRGFVFITFKEEDPVKKVLEKKFHTVSGSKCEIKVAQPKEVYQQQQYGSGGRGNRNRGNRGSGGGQSQSWNQGYGNYWNQGYGYQQGYGPGYGGYDYSPYGYYGYGPGYDYSQGSTNYGKSQRRGGHQNNYKPY, from the exons ATGTCGGACGCGGCTGAGGAGCAGCCCATGGAAACGACGGGCGCCACCGAGAACGGACACGAGGCCGCCCCCGAAGGCGAGGCCCCGGTCGAGTCCGGCGCCGGAGCAGCGGCCCCCGCAACCCCGGCCGCGTCTGGGGGCGGGACCACGGCCACCCCGAGCGGGAACCAGAACGGCGCCGAGGGCGATCAGATTAACGCCAGCAAGAACGAGGAGGACGCGGG AAAAATGTTCGTTGGTGGACTGAGCTGGGATACCAGCAAGAAAGATTTAAAGGATTACTTTACTAAGTTTGGAGAGGTCGTTGACTGTACAATTAAAATGGATCCGAACACTGGGCGATCAAGAGGGTTTGGGTTTATCCTATTTAAAGATTCTTCGAGTGTGGAGAAG GTCTTAGACCAGAAGGAACACAGGCTGGATGGTCGTGTCATTGACCCTAAAAAGGCTATGGCTATGAAGAAGGATCCTGTTAAGAAAATCTTTGTGGGAGGTCTGAACCCTGAAGCCACAGAGGAAAAGATCAGAGAATACTTTGGCCAGTTTGGGGAG ATTGAAGCCATTGAGCTTCCAATAGATCCCAAGTTGAACAAAAGacggggttttgtttttattacatttaaagaGGAAGACCCTGTGAAGAAAGTTCTGGAGAAAAAGTTTCATACTGTCAGTGGAAGCAAG TGTGAAATCAAGGTTGCCCAGCCCAAAGAGGTCTATCAGCAACAGCAGTATGGCTCTGGGGGCCGAGGAAACCGCAATCGAGGAAACCGAGgcagtggtggag GTCAGAGTCAGAGTTGGAATCAGGGCTACGGGAACTACTGGAACCAGGGCTACGGCTACCAGCAGGGCTACGGGCCCGGCTATGGCGGCTACGACTACTCGCCCTATGGCTATTACGGCTACGGCCCCGGCTACGACTACA GTCAGGGTAGTACAAATTACGGGAAGAGCCAGCGACGTGGTGGCCATCAGAATAACTACAAGCCATACTGA
- the Hnrnpab gene encoding heterogeneous nuclear ribonucleoprotein A/B isoform X4 yields MSDAAEEQPMETTGATENGHEAAPEGEAPVESGAGAAAPATPAASGGGTTATPSGNQNGAEGDQINASKNEEDAGKMFVGGLSWDTSKKDLKDYFTKFGEVVDCTIKMDPNTGRSRGFGFILFKDSSSVEKVLDQKEHRLDGRVIDPKKAMAMKKDPVKKIFVGGLNPEATEEKIREYFGQFGEIEAIELPIDPKLNKRRGFVFITFKEEDPVKKVLEKKFHTVSGSKCEIKVAQPKEVYQQQQYGSGGRGNRNRGNRGSGGGQGSTNYGKSQRRGGHQNNYKPY; encoded by the exons ATGTCGGACGCGGCTGAGGAGCAGCCCATGGAAACGACGGGCGCCACCGAGAACGGACACGAGGCCGCCCCCGAAGGCGAGGCCCCGGTCGAGTCCGGCGCCGGAGCAGCGGCCCCCGCAACCCCGGCCGCGTCTGGGGGCGGGACCACGGCCACCCCGAGCGGGAACCAGAACGGCGCCGAGGGCGATCAGATTAACGCCAGCAAGAACGAGGAGGACGCGGG AAAAATGTTCGTTGGTGGACTGAGCTGGGATACCAGCAAGAAAGATTTAAAGGATTACTTTACTAAGTTTGGAGAGGTCGTTGACTGTACAATTAAAATGGATCCGAACACTGGGCGATCAAGAGGGTTTGGGTTTATCCTATTTAAAGATTCTTCGAGTGTGGAGAAG GTCTTAGACCAGAAGGAACACAGGCTGGATGGTCGTGTCATTGACCCTAAAAAGGCTATGGCTATGAAGAAGGATCCTGTTAAGAAAATCTTTGTGGGAGGTCTGAACCCTGAAGCCACAGAGGAAAAGATCAGAGAATACTTTGGCCAGTTTGGGGAG ATTGAAGCCATTGAGCTTCCAATAGATCCCAAGTTGAACAAAAGacggggttttgtttttattacatttaaagaGGAAGACCCTGTGAAGAAAGTTCTGGAGAAAAAGTTTCATACTGTCAGTGGAAGCAAG TGTGAAATCAAGGTTGCCCAGCCCAAAGAGGTCTATCAGCAACAGCAGTATGGCTCTGGGGGCCGAGGAAACCGCAATCGAGGAAACCGAGgcagtggtggag GTCAGGGTAGTACAAATTACGGGAAGAGCCAGCGACGTGGTGGCCATCAGAATAACTACAAGCCATACTGA